In Rhizobium gallicum bv. gallicum R602sp, the following proteins share a genomic window:
- a CDS encoding carbohydrate ABC transporter permease, which translates to MTMIADTLNRRHDRRPWLKRLADASEPYLYSAPSLILIIAVMLAPLTVGISYAFRDIQLLNPFSGGFIGLEHFRALSKDAAFYGALRNTLWWTGASVILQFIFGLILALLLDKPFWGRGIVQALVFLPWAVPSFLAGLNWAWLFNPVIGPIPHWLFGLGLTGAPGNILSDPQFAMWGPIIANVWWGIPFFAITLLAALQAIPRDLYEAASIDGAGWLQRFRSITLPFLAPTIAITVLLRTVWVSNFADLIVVMTGGGPADRTQIVASYIFTQAFRRLDFGYASAIALVLLALLLAYSMLIILLRQTLLKD; encoded by the coding sequence ATGACTATGATCGCCGACACGTTGAACAGGCGCCACGATCGCAGGCCGTGGCTGAAGCGTCTTGCAGATGCCTCGGAGCCCTATCTCTACAGCGCACCGTCGCTGATCCTCATCATCGCGGTTATGTTGGCGCCGCTGACAGTGGGCATTTCCTACGCCTTTCGCGATATCCAGCTTCTGAACCCATTTTCCGGCGGTTTCATCGGGCTTGAGCACTTCCGAGCCCTTTCGAAAGATGCGGCCTTTTACGGCGCGCTTCGCAATACGCTGTGGTGGACCGGCGCTTCGGTGATCTTGCAGTTCATCTTCGGTCTCATCCTGGCGCTTTTGCTCGATAAGCCGTTCTGGGGCAGGGGCATCGTGCAGGCACTCGTCTTTCTGCCCTGGGCGGTTCCGTCCTTCCTTGCGGGCCTCAATTGGGCCTGGCTTTTCAATCCGGTGATCGGGCCCATTCCGCACTGGCTCTTCGGCCTCGGGCTGACCGGCGCCCCTGGCAACATTCTTTCTGATCCGCAATTTGCGATGTGGGGACCGATCATCGCCAATGTCTGGTGGGGCATCCCGTTCTTCGCGATCACGCTGCTCGCAGCGCTTCAGGCAATTCCTCGCGATCTTTACGAAGCCGCATCGATCGATGGCGCTGGCTGGCTCCAGCGCTTCCGTTCGATCACGCTTCCCTTCCTTGCGCCGACGATTGCCATCACGGTCTTGCTCCGCACCGTCTGGGTATCGAACTTTGCTGATCTCATTGTCGTCATGACTGGCGGCGGGCCGGCGGACCGGACGCAGATCGTCGCCAGCTATATCTTCACCCAGGCGTTCAGGCGGCTCGATTTCGGTTATGCCTCGGCGATCGCACTGGTTCTGCTCGCACTGCTGCTTGCCTATTCCATGCTGATCATCCTGCTGCGGCAGACCCTGCTGAAGGATTGA
- a CDS encoding carbohydrate ABC transporter permease, with amino-acid sequence MRRSTIATIAHRLAILCYIGFALFPLFWLLKVSVTPNDLLYSEGVRMWPSRSTWEHYSFVLQHSAFPTFFKNSLIVSASTAVAVTICASLSGYALSRFNFRAKYWIVALMLLTQMFPLVMLVAPIFKILSPLHLTNSLTGLVVVYTAFNVPFATFLMQSFFDGIPKDLEEAAMIDGATQFTAFRQIILPLTLPGIAATLGFVFTAAWSELLFALMLINGNDAATFPVGLLTFVSKFSVDFGQMMAAGVMALIPAGLFFLLIQRYLVQGLTAGAVKG; translated from the coding sequence ATGAGACGATCCACAATTGCGACCATCGCTCATCGACTGGCAATCCTCTGCTATATCGGTTTCGCGCTCTTTCCGCTTTTCTGGCTGCTGAAGGTCTCGGTCACCCCGAACGACCTGCTTTATAGCGAGGGCGTGCGCATGTGGCCGTCGCGTTCGACATGGGAACATTATTCCTTTGTGCTTCAGCACAGTGCCTTTCCAACCTTCTTCAAGAACAGCCTTATCGTGTCGGCCTCGACGGCGGTGGCGGTGACGATCTGCGCGTCGCTTTCCGGTTATGCGCTGTCGCGCTTCAATTTCCGCGCAAAATACTGGATCGTTGCGCTGATGCTTTTGACGCAGATGTTCCCGCTGGTCATGCTCGTCGCACCGATCTTCAAGATACTCTCGCCGTTGCACTTGACGAACAGTCTGACGGGCCTCGTCGTCGTCTATACCGCCTTCAACGTGCCCTTCGCGACCTTCCTGATGCAGTCTTTTTTCGATGGCATCCCGAAGGATCTCGAGGAGGCTGCGATGATCGATGGAGCGACGCAGTTCACGGCCTTCCGGCAGATCATCTTGCCGCTGACGTTGCCGGGGATTGCGGCAACCCTCGGCTTCGTCTTCACCGCGGCCTGGAGCGAACTGCTGTTTGCGCTGATGCTTATCAACGGCAATGACGCGGCAACCTTTCCGGTCGGCCTCCTTACATTCGTCTCGAAATTCTCCGTAGATTTCGGGCAGATGATGGCGGCGGGTGTCATGGCACTCATTCCAGCCGGCCTCTTCTTCCTGCTCATTCAGCGTTATCTCGTCCAAGGCCTGACGGCCGGCGCGGTCAAGGGTTAG
- a CDS encoding ABC transporter ATP-binding protein yields the protein MASIDIQNIKKAYGHVQVLHDIDLKIKDGEFVVLVGPSGCGKSTLLRMIAGLEDVTGGEIRIAGNRVNELHPKDRDIAMVFQSYALYPHMNVAGNMSYSLRLRKTAKEKIASAVANAASKLGLDPLLERRPKALSGGQRQRVAMGRAIVRQPKAFLFDEPLSNLDARLREQMRAEIKKLHGDLKATSIYVTHDQIEAMTLADRIVAMHGGVVQQVGSPLELYDRPANLFVAGFIGSPGMNFLEATCEAGGVRLKDGTLVPLSAPLALSSGAKVTLGIRPEHVVMSDQGGMRAEVELVEPTGFGIILHLSLHGLPFKVFTLDREALTAGPEVSVSFPAQHLHLFDGEGNRAG from the coding sequence ATGGCATCGATCGATATCCAGAACATCAAGAAGGCCTACGGCCACGTCCAGGTGCTGCATGACATTGATCTCAAGATCAAGGATGGCGAATTCGTCGTCCTGGTAGGCCCGTCGGGCTGCGGCAAGTCGACCCTGCTGCGCATGATCGCGGGCCTCGAAGATGTCACTGGCGGCGAAATCCGCATTGCCGGGAACCGGGTCAATGAGTTGCATCCGAAAGACCGGGACATCGCAATGGTGTTCCAGTCCTACGCGCTTTATCCCCATATGAACGTCGCCGGCAACATGAGTTACAGCCTAAGGCTCAGGAAGACGGCGAAGGAAAAGATTGCGAGCGCGGTTGCAAATGCCGCCTCCAAGCTCGGCCTCGATCCGCTGCTTGAACGGCGGCCAAAGGCACTTTCGGGCGGGCAGCGGCAGCGTGTCGCCATGGGTCGGGCCATCGTTCGCCAGCCCAAGGCCTTCCTTTTCGACGAACCGCTCTCGAACCTCGACGCACGTCTTCGCGAACAGATGCGTGCTGAGATCAAGAAACTGCATGGCGACCTGAAGGCGACCTCGATCTATGTGACGCATGACCAGATCGAGGCAATGACGCTCGCCGACCGGATCGTCGCCATGCATGGCGGCGTGGTGCAGCAAGTCGGCAGCCCCCTCGAACTTTACGATCGGCCCGCCAATCTTTTCGTCGCGGGCTTCATCGGTTCTCCCGGCATGAATTTCCTGGAAGCGACATGCGAGGCGGGCGGGGTCAGGCTGAAGGACGGGACGCTTGTTCCGCTGTCGGCGCCGCTTGCGCTTTCGAGCGGCGCGAAAGTCACGCTCGGCATCCGCCCGGAGCATGTGGTCATGTCGGACCAAGGCGGAATGCGTGCCGAGGTCGAGCTCGTCGAACCGACCGGCTTCGGCATCATCCTGCATCTGTCGCTGCATGGCCTGCCTTTCAAGGTCTTCACGCTGGATCGCGAAGCGCTGACGGCCGGGCCCGAAGTTAGCGTATCCTTTCCGGCGCAGCATCTGCATCTATTCGACGGCGAGGGAAATAGGGCTGGCTGA
- a CDS encoding MBL fold metallo-hydrolase encodes MIFRQLFDSVSGTYTYLVASRKGGEALIIDPVLEKVDRYLKLVEELDLKLVKAVDTHLHADHITGLGALRDRTHCVTVMGEQTLADVVSMRVTEGDRVAIEGLSLDVLYTPGHTDDSYSFLMNGRVFTGDTLLIRGTGRTDFQNGNPLQQYDSIFNKLLKLPDETLVYPAHDYKGDTVSTIGEEKRFNPRLKVRSADEYADLMNNLKLPNPKMMDVAVPANIHIGLHQDEIARKGWAVSAAEVLALSGRPDIAIVDLREKGEREKHGTIPGSLHAPYPDLQENISTGGMLHELAEATGKRIVFYCAFGERSAMAVQAAQDAGLASACHIEGGIDAWKKANGPVIR; translated from the coding sequence ATGATCTTCCGCCAGCTCTTCGACAGTGTCTCCGGCACCTACACCTATCTCGTCGCCAGCCGAAAGGGAGGCGAGGCGCTCATCATCGATCCAGTGCTCGAAAAGGTCGACCGCTATCTCAAGCTGGTCGAGGAGCTCGACCTCAAGCTGGTCAAGGCCGTGGATACTCATCTGCACGCTGACCACATTACCGGGCTCGGTGCGCTGCGCGACCGGACCCATTGCGTAACAGTGATGGGCGAGCAGACGCTTGCCGATGTCGTCTCCATGCGCGTCACGGAAGGCGACCGTGTGGCGATTGAGGGACTGAGCCTCGACGTCCTCTACACACCGGGCCATACGGACGATTCCTATTCATTCCTCATGAATGGCCGCGTTTTTACGGGCGACACGCTGCTCATCCGCGGCACCGGGCGTACCGATTTCCAGAACGGCAATCCGCTCCAGCAATATGACTCCATCTTCAACAAGCTCCTCAAACTGCCTGACGAGACCCTGGTCTATCCGGCGCACGATTATAAGGGCGACACCGTTTCTACCATCGGCGAGGAAAAGCGCTTCAATCCACGCCTGAAGGTCAGATCAGCCGACGAGTACGCCGATCTCATGAATAACCTGAAGCTTCCAAATCCGAAGATGATGGATGTGGCCGTGCCTGCAAATATCCATATCGGCCTGCATCAGGACGAGATTGCACGCAAGGGCTGGGCCGTCTCGGCGGCAGAGGTCTTGGCGCTGAGCGGGCGTCCCGACATTGCAATCGTCGATCTGCGTGAGAAGGGAGAACGGGAAAAACATGGAACAATTCCCGGCTCCCTTCATGCGCCCTATCCGGACTTGCAGGAGAACATCAGCACCGGCGGCATGTTGCATGAACTGGCAGAGGCGACCGGCAAGCGCATCGTGTTCTACTGCGCTTTCGGCGAGCGATCAGCAATGGCCGTCCAGGCCGCGCAGGATGCCGGCTTGGCCAGCGCCTGCCACATCGAAGGCGGCATCGATGCCTGGAAGAAGGCGAACGGGCCGGTGATCCGATAA